A genomic window from Buteo buteo chromosome 13, bButBut1.hap1.1, whole genome shotgun sequence includes:
- the LOC142038476 gene encoding feather beta keratin-like, which produces MSCYSSCLPAACGPTPLANSCNEPCVIRCADSSVAIQPSPVLVTLPGPILSSFPQSTAVGSTASAAVGSSLSAGSVPIASGGFGWSGLGRGLCGPLGRGNLLC; this is translated from the coding sequence ATGTCGTGctacagctcctgcctgccagccgCCTGCGGCCCAACCCCGCTtgccaacagctgcaacgagccGTGCGTCATCCGGTGCGCCGACTCCAGCGTTGCGATCCAGCCCTCGCCAGTCCTGGTGACGCTGCCGGGCCcaatcctcagctccttccctcagagcacagctgtgGGATCCACCGCGTCGGCTGCCGTGGGGAGCTCTCTCAGCGCTGGCAGTGTGCCCATCGCTTCTGGGGGCTTTGGGTGGTCCGGTCTGGGCCGTGGGCTCTGTGGGCCTCTGGGACGGGGCAATCTCTTATGCTGA